The DNA sequence TTGTAGGTTTGAGCGACTGCCTTCACCGCTGACTCAGGTAGATACGATTTTTGACCAAACGTCAAACAGCCTTGCAACCATGATTTAATGGTCGGACTATTCTCACAAAGGGTTGCAATTTTTGAGAGTAATGCTTGAGCAGTTTCATCACTGAATCGAGGTGAGTATTCTGTTTCCGCTTCGTGTTGAAGTTGCTGGAGCAAATGCTGGCTGATTGAGAGAATTTCTGAGCGATCACGCACCTCGCCCAAACAATCTGCTGCCAAAAAAAGATTCAATAATCCTTCCTTGTTCAGTCCGTCGCCCTCGATAAACTTCGATCGATTTACCTCAATCGCCATCAAAAACTCAATCAACTCCCCTGCAAACTTCGGCGCAATCTCTCCACAAATCAACCGCAACACCTCATGCCACGTTGGATCCTGCCAATGAACCCCAAATACCTCATCCCGCAACTGCTCGAAGGCCAATCCGCCCTCTGTGCCCCGCTTACCAAATCGCTCCACAATCTCCGTCGCACAAAAATACTCCAAGAACGTGCGATGGATAAAGGCATAATTGTCATTCCCCAAAGCACATAAAATAAAATTGCGCTCTCGCAACTGCTCAATAATTAACCCTGCAATACTCGGAGCCTGGGCCGCATCTTTCCTGTTTTTCAGATAATCAACTAAACAATCCTCTAACACCTGGCGCGTCACAAAATTCCCCGCCAACCCCTCCGGACTCGACTGCATACGATAGGCTACCTGCTGCAACATGGCCCGCTTATCGCGAAAATCTAGCTCCACCAAATACTTCGCCAAACGCGGGTCAACCAATCCCTCCTTTTCCTCAAAATCCCACTGAAACAACAACACCTCCGCCGCCTTCTCATACAGTCGCACCCGATCGCGTGGCAATTCCTCCCCCCGATTCAATATCGCCATCAACGTCAACAGCAGCGGATTCCCCGCCAGCTCAAAAATCGCCTTAGAGTGATCGATCGCCCGCTCCAACCGCCTCTGCTTCCGTTCTCGCTCGGCGGCATCGCCGTAGGTCGTCTCGTGCCAGTCTGTTACAAACTGCTGCATCTGCCCCCGGTCTAAATCCTGGAGCATAAAATGCCGAAACCCCGCCCCCCGCAGATCCTCTGCCCGATAGCCAATCACCCGCGATGTGACGATAATCCGCGCCTGGGGATACGTCTGACTAAACCCATGAATCGCCTTGAGGACATTTCCCCGCTGCCCCCGTTCCACCACCTCATCCAAGCCATCAAACATCACCAACACTCGCCCTTGATCCAGGATGCGATCCAGCTCCCCCTGGTTCAAATTCCCCACCCAGTTACTGCCCTGGTGAATAAATTCCAAAAAGTTCTTGCATTCCCCGGACTCCTTGCTTTGGATATAGCGCCGCAGTTCAATCAACAGCGGAATCGGAGCCCCTGCATCCGGCGGTTCCTGCCGCGCCCACTGCACCGCCAGATACCGCACCAGCGTCGATTTCCCTGCCCCCGGATCCCCCAGCACCACCTGATACGGCACCTGCGGATCCGCACAGATCTCTAAAATTGATCGCGGCGATGACTCAAAGTAACGCCCCTTCTGGGCCTGCCAAATCTCCTCTGCATCCCCATCGATCAGTCCCTCTGCCTGCATCCGCCGCAACTGTTCCTTGGGCAGCTCGAATAACTGCGGCGCAACGGTTTCAAACTCCCGCGCCGTCTGAGCCACAAATACACTCCACAGCGGCACCGTTCGAT is a window from the Candidatus Obscuribacterales bacterium genome containing:
- a CDS encoding HEAT repeat domain-containing protein — its product is MMLFEGWAVLTGLELASFVGKQVLGLGTDALKDYVKDFFKGSIRTGVMAIEQRRALEQGTVEAIATLTQLFEKELQVRRVDPAVAKAHYREPFKRFLKHKRVRGVLGAAFESGCEAIDSDALAEIWTEHHPQGALIKPEKIDWDRIGFDYLDAVQGTGGIIETHPELRAVLSIQLQKQEVAALTELAGPKVGFDLTRYRESLLEQYEVLKLESLGASKYERGSINYRTVPLWSVFVAQTAREFETVAPQLFELPKEQLRRMQAEGLIDGDAEEIWQAQKGRYFESSPRSILEICADPQVPYQVVLGDPGAGKSTLVRYLAVQWARQEPPDAGAPIPLLIELRRYIQSKESGECKNFLEFIHQGSNWVGNLNQGELDRILDQGRVLVMFDGLDEVVERGQRGNVLKAIHGFSQTYPQARIIVTSRVIGYRAEDLRGAGFRHFMLQDLDRGQMQQFVTDWHETTYGDAAERERKQRRLERAIDHSKAIFELAGNPLLLTLMAILNRGEELPRDRVRLYEKAAEVLLFQWDFEEKEGLVDPRLAKYLVELDFRDKRAMLQQVAYRMQSSPEGLAGNFVTRQVLEDCLVDYLKNRKDAAQAPSIAGLIIEQLRERNFILCALGNDNYAFIHRTFLEYFCATEIVERFGKRGTEGGLAFEQLRDEVFGVHWQDPTWHEVLRLICGEIAPKFAGELIEFLMAIEVNRSKFIEGDGLNKEGLLNLFLAADCLGEVRDRSEILSISQHLLQQLQHEAETEYSPRFSDETAQALLSKIATLCENSPTIKSWLQGCLTFGQKSYLPESAVKAVAQTYKDDPDTLPWLKDCVLQDDNENVRSAAVEAIAQGWKDHPDTLPMLRDSVLQDNDGDVRSAAVEAIAEGWKDDPDTLPMLKSCILQDDYWWVRYAAVRAIAQGWKDDPDTLPMLKNRVLQDDDWQVRRAAVAAIAQGWKDDPDTLPMLKDRVLQDDQGLVRSAAVEAIAQDWKDDPDTLPMLKNRVQQDDDWL